From Bacteroides uniformis:
CTCTTTGTTCGGCTATTCTTGCATAGAAGATGATGCAGTCGGGATTGAGTGAATAGTTTGTACCGCTGCCTACGCAATGGTGCATCGCCTTGCCCTCAAGAACGTGCTCCCTGACGCTTTCAAGCATTCTCACCACGATATTGCCGTCCGTGAACATCAAACCGAAGAAACGGCTCTTCATTTCCTTGAATTTGTCCTCGTTCTTCAATGCCTTGCGTATCTCCTCCTCGGTACGCTCCTTTTCTTTCTTGGCTCTGATTTTCTCGGATATTCTGTCGTGCCCGGCTTCAAGGTTGTCGGGACAAATGTAATGTGGACTTCTGATGTCCTTGCCCATTTCCACCAACATACAGATATAGTCCGCCCATTTGCCGATGTCTGTAATAAGGTAATGGTTGCGGTTGGCTATCTTGTAGGCATTCCAACAAGTTTCCAAGTGCCGTGGGTGGTCTATGAAGTGGCGGACGTGTCCGTAACGACATTGTTTCATCATCGTTTCGATGCGGTGGTCTGTCAGCATCGCCTTGAACAATGTAAGCGGTTCGATGCCGTGAAACGCTCCGTCAAAGCCGTTGCGCCATATCTGAGGAATGATTTTCATATCGGGGCAGACCGGAAATGAAGCAATATGCTGATAGGTGGTGTTGTCCCTGCGCAGTTCAATGTCGGAGTCATAGCAGAACGTGTCCATATAGATACCCATTGTGCGCTTGCGTGCCATAACCTCCACCTTGCCTTTTTCGTTCATCCAATAGCGTGCCACCTCCCAACAACAGATGTCTGCCTTTTGTCCCTTGCGGTAATAGGCTTTCATCTGATATGCTCGCATAAGTTGCAGTCCCTTACGTTCGGTGAGTACGCTGAAATAAGTAGAAGACATTGCCTTCTGTCGCTTGGTGCGCTGCACTTCCAACTTTGCCTTACACTTCGGGCAGACACATTTGTCCGCATCCTCGTCCGTAGTCCAAGTGTGTCCGCAGTCCATGCAGGTGGTCTGTCCGTGCTTCAACTGAAAGGCATAGTGGTCAAGACATTCACGGAATGCCCATTGCATTTGCGCTCCCTTGATAGGTCGTAACCCCTTGTTTGAGGTTACGACTTGCTTCTGATATTTCGTTCTTGGTTTCATAACGTGTCGAATAATGATGGTTGGTGTACTTCTGTTTCCGTTCTCTGTGAGGTGCGCTTGGCGGTATCTCTGTTACGCATCTTGTTCATCTGCTCTTGCTGATATTGGCGGATGGCTTCCTGTCTTGCCTGTGCCTTCTCCTCCTCTGTGAGTTCGATGTGGTGGTTGACAGACACTTGGCAGTTCAATGGTTTTCCTACCTCGATGTCCTTCTCCTCGTAGTAGTGGATGGCTTGCCCATATATCTCGTCATCGCAAAAGCCGTTGCAACCGCTCTTCTGTACCCAATTAAGGATATAGGTGACGCAATCGTCTATGTTCTTGTCGGGGTTGTCATACTTGGCTGCAAAGAGTTCGTCCTCCATAGCACGCTCCTCCAAATAGGCTTGTATGGTTCTCTTGAAATATTCTGTAGTGTTCATATCTGATGTTGTTAAAGGGGTTGTTACTCGTGATAGATGATGTCGCAGTCCTCAACTTCTGTAGGCAGTCCGAAAAACGGATAACGGCTGAAGTAAGGTTCTGTGCACATGTCCTCGTTGTATCTTGGACTTACTATCTCAATATTGTTCTTGCGTATGGCTTCGTCCACCATACGGATTTCCTCGTCAGTCAGTCCGCTTGCATCGCCATTGATGATGTAGCAGAGTGCCCATGTAGGTATCGCTTCAATGCTTCTGTTCATATCGCTTGTACTTTAAAGTGTTAATAACCAAATGAATGTTCCAATCAGTACCACCATAGAAAGAATGGAAATGATGATGCCGAAGATGAACTTCACAATTCCCAATATGACTTCACCGACCATGCAGAGAGCCATATATCCCAACCAAGCCACCAAAGTGATGAGGGTTGAGCCGACTGCGGAGAGTAATCTCCACCAAGTCTGTGTTATGTTGATGTTTGTTGTCATATAGCCTTGAATTAAATTTATTTGCGGTTCCAGGAACTGAAGGGAAGTTCTCGTTTCTTCACCTTTTTGTCGCTCCCTTTTCCGACATTTTTTTTTGCGTCTTCCTGTCGCATCGGTCGTTTCGTTTCAGGTGCCTTTCAAGGGCGGCGAGGCTGGAAATACAAGGTTTTTCGGAAAAATACTACCCAACGGTGTGGAGATTTTTTCGAAAACCGAAGGCTCGACCTTTTATTTCCAAAGCCCGCTGCCATACCTTTGCACCTGCACGATAACGGTTGATGCCAAAAGGAAAGACCATGTGGAGGAAAGAAAATCAGAGCGGCAAATAAAAATAGAAACTTCACGGAAGTTTTTGGACTGCACGATTATCGCATACTCATTTCTGAGAAATGGATACAATTACTGTCTTGCAAATGTTTTTAGGAAAATGGAAATCGCATACAAGAATGGCACAGCCTTCAGAGAAATTCCGATGAAAGAAGAGTATGGCTTGTCCATGCTTCTTGCATCGGGTTTTCTCCAAGGCTGTGCAGCCAAGCATGAAAGTGGTCGTTGAGGTTTACATCAAAGACTTCTTTCTTGCGGTGGAGTATGCAAACAAAATGGTACGGCAAATCAAGGAATGGTGTTCCTTTTGATCGGTTAGCCTGCAACCGACAAAAAGAAACACTTTTCCTCATGCCGTACTACTAAGACATGAAAGGGTGGCGTGCCACTGTTTCATGTCGTTTGGATTGTGCGATAAAAATGGAACTGCGAGTTGTGGCTATAAAAATCAGCCGTTGTCAGCACGGCAAACAAAGAAAAGTCCTTGGCAGTATAGTCTTGAAGTATTTCAAGGCATACCGCCAAGGATTTTTCTTGCCGTGCCATAGTCGGAGGAAGTTAGTCTGAGGTACGAGGACTGTCTTTCTTCGACGACGGCTGACTTTTATACAAAACACACGAAAGGATGAGAATATGCAAACGAAATAGACCATTCAAAAAACAGAAACCATTGCCACATAAGTTTGAATAGATTGAAATGGAAATAGCAAAGAATAGAGAAGAATATGGTTTAATAATAAAAACAGATTTATCCAAAAAATCGAGGATAAAAAATCTTAAAACATTCTTTATCCCCGATTAAATATCGTACCTTTGCAACCGAAAGAGTTCTTTGGATGGTTATGCAAATCACAGCAGGATGCTACATTCTGTTTATTTCTAATTCGTAACCTCTTCTTTTTATGAGATAAAAACTTATCTCATTCTCAATCACTTATAAAAAATACGTACTTTCATATACAGAAAGAGGCATGGATGGGTACAAACTCCGTTGGTTTTGCCTTGATGAACACCCAATCCTACAATCTGGTGGAAGTGAAAGATGGGGAAGAACGGGGGGCAGCCAACGGGAGGATTATCTACCGTGCCTTGGAGGTTTGTGCCACGGTGGAGGATTTCTGCCATTTCCTCGATACCATTTCCAAGCCCAGCTTGATAGAGGCCAATTTTGGCGTAATCGACGCTCAAGGCGCTGCCGCCATGTTTGAGGTGGATTATTATAAATATACGATGTATGATGCCAATAATCCCAAAGATGCTCCTTACGGCTACATTGCCCGTACCAACTTCTCTTTTGCCGGTGAAGCAAATCGGGGGGCAGGTTATGTACGCTATATGGAGGCAGACAGGGTACTGATGAGGGCTTCTGCAACGGGAGGGATCACACCGCAGGGTATATTCAATGATCTTTCACGTTCGTTTCGCAATGGCATGCTTGATATTGATTTGAAGAACGGGAAATTTAATCGCCCGCAAGGTTCCGGTTGGTTTGTCGACCAGGATTTTATTCCCCGTAACAGTACTTCTTGTTCCATTGTGGTGCAGGGCGTAAAACCGGGTGAGAAGGTGGAACTTACTACGATGTGGACAATGCTGGGATATCCTCCTACGGGTATTGCCGTGCCGCTTTGGGTGAAGGATGCGGATAGACTTCTGCCTCCGATGGTATGTTGGGACAAGGCGTGTGCCGCCGCTCCGCTCAGTGATTGGTCACTCCGGCTTTCCAACAATGTCTTTTGTTATAATCAGGGGATGGGAACCAATCGTTATCTGAATTGGGAAAAACTGTACAATATGGAGAATAATGGCTATATGCAGCAGCTTGTTACGGTAGAGGCAGAGGTGTTTCGCCGTACATGCCTATTGTTGGACAGCTGGAGACAGCAAGGAAGCATTGATTCTCAAGAAATGCAGAAGCTTTATCAAGATGTGGAAGCACTTGTCCGAAAGGCTTATACGCCTTTGATGGAACAATGACAGTATTCCAGTATTTCCCCTTCCTGCTCCGGGTGGAACCAGTGGATTTCCTCGTCTCGTTTGAACCAGGTCATTTGCTTACGGGAATAGATGCGTGAGTTCTGCTTTATCTTTTCGATGGCAAAGGGTAATGTCCATTCACCATCCAGGTACTTGAATATTTCTTTGTAGCCTACTGTATTTAGGGAATTTAGACTTTTATGCGGGTAGACCATGCGCGCTTCTTCCACTAAACCCTCTTCCACCATTTGGTCCACCCGGCAGTTGATGCGTTCATAAAGCTCTTCCCGGTTACGTGTTAATCCTATTTTGATGATACG
This genomic window contains:
- a CDS encoding DUF6926 domain-containing protein, with protein sequence MNRSIEAIPTWALCYIINGDASGLTDEEIRMVDEAIRKNNIEIVSPRYNEDMCTEPYFSRYPFFGLPTEVEDCDIIYHE
- a CDS encoding PcfJ domain-containing protein: MKPRTKYQKQVVTSNKGLRPIKGAQMQWAFRECLDHYAFQLKHGQTTCMDCGHTWTTDEDADKCVCPKCKAKLEVQRTKRQKAMSSTYFSVLTERKGLQLMRAYQMKAYYRKGQKADICCWEVARYWMNEKGKVEVMARKRTMGIYMDTFCYDSDIELRRDNTTYQHIASFPVCPDMKIIPQIWRNGFDGAFHGIEPLTLFKAMLTDHRIETMMKQCRYGHVRHFIDHPRHLETCWNAYKIANRNHYLITDIGKWADYICMLVEMGKDIRSPHYICPDNLEAGHDRISEKIRAKKEKERTEEEIRKALKNEDKFKEMKSRFFGLMFTDGNIVVRMLESVREHVLEGKAMHHCVGSGTNYSLNPDCIIFYARIAEQRVETVEFSLEQMKVVQCHGLQNKDTEHHADIINLVNSNARLIEQRMVATT
- a CDS encoding PcfK-like family protein yields the protein MNTTEYFKRTIQAYLEERAMEDELFAAKYDNPDKNIDDCVTYILNWVQKSGCNGFCDDEIYGQAIHYYEEKDIEVGKPLNCQVSVNHHIELTEEEKAQARQEAIRQYQQEQMNKMRNRDTAKRTSQRTETEVHQPSLFDTL